One window of the Lytechinus pictus isolate F3 Inbred chromosome 5, Lp3.0, whole genome shotgun sequence genome contains the following:
- the LOC129261300 gene encoding uncharacterized protein LOC129261300: MAPNKRHENPGFDSRLRHLCPLSKACCCCGFDKVSSSDVYGVYTSYFIDIIALGLLFIASVILLIGVFKNSKCLLIPYMVAITALIVFQAIAWFLQLFNWYKINKSLTTTLIISLIAWILLAFVNVICLLCVISEYQKLSEDRGQKNDAAIAYTPTCPHVITSPPETQVASYPIENM; the protein is encoded by the exons atggcGCCTAACAAGAGGCATGAAAATccagggttcgattcccggttACGGCACCTATGCCCCTTGAGCAAggcatgttgttgtt GTGGATTTGACAAGGTATCCAGCTCAGATGTATATGGGGTCTATACCTCTTATTTCATCGACATCATTGCACTCGGACTCCTCTTCATCGCCTCCGTCATCCTCCTCATCGGTGTATTTAAG aattcCAAATGCCTCCTGATCCCGTATATGGTGGCTATTACGGCCCTCATCGTATTCCAAGCTATTGCGTGGTTCCTTCAACTGTTCAACTGGTATAAAATAAAC AAATCCTTGACAACAACTTTAATTATAAGTCTCATTGCATGGATTTTACTAGCATTTGTAAAT GTAATATGTCTTCTTTGTGTCATTTCTGAGTACCAAAAACTAAGTGAAGATCGTGGCCAGAAAAATGATGCCGCAATAGCGTACACA ccGACCTGTCCCCATGTAATCACATCTCCACCCGAGACTCAAGTGGCGAGCTATCCAATCGAAAACATGTAA